Sequence from the Amaranthus tricolor cultivar Red isolate AtriRed21 chromosome 1, ASM2621246v1, whole genome shotgun sequence genome:
ggcggttttgtctgaaaatataaaaaaaaaaatttcacctGGACGGTATATTGGAAAATACTTTTTCATTTCATACAAAGTGGGAAATACTTGTGAAATTAACAATATTGAGGAAAAAGTTTCTATTCATtcacacattttaattttatttttagtattattcgTACAATTGGACGGAGGTAGTATTAGTAGAACTGTAGAAGTACGTACTTATTAATTAAAGGATAacttaatgatgatgaaaagaCTAATTGTACTGTTATACATCATGTTTGCATGGGCCATGGAGTCTCATCGTCCGGTCTACAAGAATATtaattcattcttatttgatctttTCGTAAGAATTAAATTGTTCTCAAGAatcaagaaaaattaaattttttagatgATTTGGATATTTTATTGGATAATAAAGTCATTGAGACAAGTTAAaactattagaattaaaaaatatatatgaatttaactGAAAAAATATGGAGGAATAAAAGaaatctataactattactaaaacaaaacactatCGATGTCATCACTCTTTAAAATTGGTTATGTGTCATTTtctcaataaaaattttccctTTAAAACTCAATGATGATGACATTCTTATTATGACTAATGTTTGTATCGTTGACTTTTCTACtttcttattataattataatatcatttatataaattaattttttattttttaggtcacactatttaatatattagaaagtcatatattttattttatttattttcaattatttatataatatttataatattatttattaaatgagtatagaatattttaaaacggttaaaatataaagtcgtaaattttaaaatttttatttatacaaaaatgtcaaaaaatttaGTAAAGCCGTGTACATGGACATTATCTAGTATATTAGATTTAGAGAAAAACACAATGGTGTAGAAGACAGAGCACATAGGGCCAAACTAGCGAATTCATTAACGGCTGTTATTGACTTATAGTTGAGGCCTACTTTCAGAAAAGTACAAGACATTTCTGGGTTTACTAATCACTTGCACGAGACTTCATTAACAGCTGATCAGTGCGCTTTTCCCTTGAAacctcataaaaaaaattatttagttacgagtttttattattttctaatagtATCATATCTGTCAATGATAATACATGAAAATGAGAGATGATTGAAGTAGAAGTAACATGCACGAttattaaacttgtcaagaaatatttctaccaaaattacactaattttctaTTTACATTCGTCAATTCCCATCATTTAATACCGAAACCCTTGAATGTTTgattgttcatcatcattatcgtACTCAGTATATCTCACTTATAGAAACTATAATAAGgatttgaaaaggaaaaaaagataAGTCAACGACAATCCATACTCATAAAGGGAATGCAGCTAAAGTGTCTTAGGCTCGAAAAAGGTCATTAAAAAAGAATAATCCTATTAGAAAAATGCCTTGGTGAAACTAAAACTGCAAGCCCTCAACTAACAACATACGGTCGACACTTATCATAACCTTTGTAAATGTAttatagtttattattattattattattattattattattattatttccctGCTTTTCAGCTGAGTTATAAAGAAAAGACGAAAGTTTTAGAAGAGTAAGTGCATTAGAATAGTCATTGTAGTATGTCATGATCTCAAACAATTGCACTTAAATAGCTTTTTATTACAAACAAAACCAGGTGCCAAGTGTGAAACTTGGATTTGAGAGTTAGCTGGACAAATTTATCAAAATGATGGGTGTATTTTGCTTTTTGTGTAGAGTCCACTACCTTAACTGTCCAAGCTCAAGAGaaccgttcattcttctacttcgtaaataaactataatatattctCTTGTCATGCATTTGCcatcatttcttattttttgttcCTTTTATTCATTTGCTCATTTTTTTTTAGACAAGGACTTATTCTTCTACTTAGtaaataaactataatatattatttgtttttctatgagtgggatacaccgaaaaggatgatgatgatgacttattgttttttttttttttaatttcattcatacattttaactcgtTTTTAATTTCTTCTACTCTATTTACtctttatttattcatttatcaaatatctacatttttttaaaaaaaatacattatttcTCTCTACTACTCATTAGaaattacaatataatatactttctctgttttatTGTACTTgtcacatttgactttttacgcaattgaatatgttattttaaatttttatatattgcaCTATTCCtgtctattattattatatatacttgCTCCGGTTGGTgttcttattaaatttttatatattgcaCTATTCCtgtctattattattatatatacttgCTCCGGTTGGTGTTCTTATTCTCTGGCTTTTACTCGTttctgttgttattattattattattattattattattattattattattattattattattatcattattattattattattgttttcatttttatttttaattgtttttttctgTATTTTATTGTATCTATAtgcatatttttttatgtttaagtgtCACGATTGTGTGATAAGATGCAGACTTGCGAAGACAGCTTCAGCCTCACTCGGTCCGAACCGTTGCAGAATCTTCTCTTATTCTTTCTTgagtcgagggactctttggccgcgctcCCCTTTATGGGTATAAGTTGCCGCTGTCCTTCCCTCCCTAGATCcagaccatagttttctataggCGTAATGCACTGGGCATGATGAAGATGACTATTCCcatctaaaaatatataaaattaatatgatgaaagtatgcgattagacgattcaaacaagatcttactagcctatattttttcttacgcattagccgcaatatattaaacaagcttaaaCGATAAATAGGTTAATAATCgtaatatagcaagtatttcagaacgtaggaaatattgtttattgttcttgCTAGATGTTGATTTGTGGCCCAAATATCACGTGATGATCTATCCTAACGACCATTGTGCTTTTAAGGGGTTGTCATGTCTACATTTTGATGTTACAATAAGCTAAGGCTAGTTTACCTGTTCGAGTAACATttttattaaacaataatatcaTGTGATATTTACGTACAGTGAAATTTAGGAGACCCTTACGTAGCTTTCGATTTACCCTTAAGTAGTAAATATTATCTACAGCTTTATATAGATAAGAAGTGGCATAATCTAATGGGGTGTTTTATTTAGTCCGTTATTATATGAAACCTAACATTTTTAAAGTATGTGATAGCAaatcaaatagttttatgttgtgaaGGAACTACTTTTTCCGTTCTATCATACTTGTTACTGatttgttatattttctcaTATTTTATGCTACAATTGAGTGCgagtattttagaacggaggATGATAAATGCaaatatttgcacttatttatatcattgatggtcattcatgttgattttgagtggttttgactattttaagcataattctcatgattttaatgatgacggagttTACTAAGGAGATTTTAGCTCGGgtgaagatgttctacaaagaaaatgagcaaacGAGTAGAAGAGTgattataatgcaaaagttttgaggtgaaatttgatacatgtctacTCTTTTACCCATAAATTTTGATATGAAGATCAAATTAATACAAAGTTTGCGGCATccgaaactagacttcaagagatttccaacggtatattatatgcTCAATTCTGATAATCGAGCAACAAATGACGACCGTTTGAAGTTTACTGAAATTGTCAGCCAAAAACGCCAACTCGGCTTCCTTGTCCTGGATGTGAACGTCGACTAAGCTTTTTCTTTTGGATTCCGGaagcgttttttttttgtcactttaattgtgtattattttattttatctttattttaattaacttcTTAGGGTCTATTTAGTGGTTAATGAGGGGCATTTAGGTGAAGTCTTCTTTAGAGGAGCACAAGGAGGGAGACTAAAACCCtcttctcctttttctttctccattgaacaccatttttaattcttgtaagcttttaatttcttgtctttaatttagtttcttattagtagtttaatctttctttatcaaatttgtattattttaatctttccttgtcaaactttaattgtttttcttagGAATTGTCATTTATTAAAACTAgttattgttcttcatttattggtctttgattaattattgtgttcTTGATATTTAGTTATTGCTTCTCTTGAATTTgtcattaatttcatttttatccATGTCTAGTATCATCTTAGGGTTTGTGTTTATTCTTTGACCATGATTAGTGAGTAGATCCATTTTCTAAGGTTAGAGTTTGAACCTATAAGttaagtatgatttgattattgaaagtgtctatgaaattagaattaaagtggttaaattgtgctaataaccctaaattaaatacGCTTTGTcggactagtcaatagaactagcgtgtgagattggGATCGAATTTGCTTTAGgctaaattttagttaaatttttattaattcgttcaataaaactagcgtgtgagaattgaattagtagggtctaaatctaatggttaatcaatagagcgagagtttgagattaacaagatcatgtttaaccacgtaatttatCCGACATCTCATAGACATTAATGATAATTTGATCATAAAAGACTTTAGGGGATTCCCGACACCCTAGATCTCTTCATCATATAGTTTAATCCATATTTCTTATTGCATTAGTAGTTTGTTAGTTAAACAACCAACCAAAcgtttttctctttgagcaatataattaatcgaaattagcaagtttcttgtccTTACTTTCTTGTATTCGACCCGCAACTACACATACACCGTGCACTTgcagttaaataaaatttccacATAAGAGAAAGTATAATGTTTTAATTATGAGTGAGTTATTTGCTAGTGGATCTCATTATCTTTGATGAAAATGAATTGACATGGATTTGTAGTAAATTTTATTGGACATTGGGAATAACAAGAGGCGTGATTAGGAATATGTGTTGCTTTTAATTACACTGATTGGCCTCTACAGTCTATATATATTCCATATAGATTGTTACAGATGAGATAACTAAAATGACCCTTGAATAGGATTTGCAAAGAAGTATGCGAGGTGATGaatcatcaattttttttataaattaaattatataatacatCAGATTTAGTATCGAAAAATCGCTTTTATTTGTGTATGAATCTTATTTTTTGTGatgattgaaaaataaattgcaTAAGACAACAGGTTTAGCATTGAAATATTGCTTTTCTATTTGTGTATATATCTTCTTTTCTTTATTTGATTGATGCAACCGAGGATAAATTTACATAAAGAGTTCTAAAAGGCCCTCTCCGATTCGAACATCTAACctattatattttaacatgtCCTTTTATATGATCAAGTAAAGTTTAATGATCAAAGTAGAAGACATTAATGGCTGATGTAACTCATACATGGAAAAACCTAACTGCCTTTCGGCACCCGCACATGAAAGctatgaatttaaaaaaattattataacctCTGATATGATAATATTgtacatatatattaataaatttttgtattgatttttttttcttcatatatCAGTATTCTTACTGATTTTTTTCTTAGATTTGCCACTAAACTCACAtcaatttcttcacaacctcCAAATTTCTTAAGTCTCAAATTATCAAGATATTCCGCACATttcattttttatcttattatctTCAAGCCAAAATTTTATAAACtaaatcaaatataacaaaCTCAATAAAACATATCACTATTTTGATCTTATTGAAAAGAAAATCATTAGGGCATTGAATTAACAAATAGTCTTGTATCAGATCATCTCACCATAAGACGAATCCATATAATTAAtccatttttctaattaatcattttaacatACTAATTAAATATACATGAATCAGCCCAATAGAGATGTCTCACCATTAAATCCTTAGCTCTTATAGGAGTAGTATATAAGTGGGTGTTCACCCTCTCTTTTAAAAACACTTCACTCTAGTTTAGTCTCTATAATAGTACAAAAGTTTCCACATTTAGAACAAAAAGTTGATCCCTTATAATGCTACTAAGGAGCTCATCAACCCCAATCTTAAACTCATGGATTCCACAAAACTACTCAAACATAAACTCATCAACCAACAACACCAATGAACTCTTGCTATCTCCATCTAAGACCAGCTCCATATCCGCCCGCTCCACGTCTTCAGCCTCCTCCTCTCCGTCTAAGACCGACCTCAAAGATCCACCCTGGACCAAAACTACGCGCTTGCAACGGTTGTTCTCAACCTCTAGTCTCGACGATGGTGACGACGACGGTGGTGGAGGATATCATGGTGGTGGTGGCGGTGGTGGGTTCGTAtgtaatgatgataataatagtagtaataatggACATGATAAAATTGAGGCATATTACCAAAAGATGATCAAGGCTAATTCTGGAGATCCTTTATTACTTGGAAACTATGCCAAGTTCTTAAAAGAGGTAATCTATTACATGATTATATGATTTATATCTATTCATGTTGGGATGTTTTATTACATATTAatgaattgaattaaaaatggtgtgcacactttataaattattggAGCCCTTCCTCCCGTTATCATATAGTTTTTAAATGGTATTTTCTTAGTTTATAAAATGTGTGCATCTCGTATTTCCTCAATTgtttattttcattcacaatAAGCCGATCATAATTAATAACAATTCATATAGTTCAATTTTTGGTGTAATTTTAATgaactatatttttttgttaatttgaaTTATCTACATGATAGGCATACGAAATATAATACTATGATAATAGGTCTTGAAGCTACAATCACATTTCAGattcaaactttaaattttagttgaaatAATTTAATTCAGTCCGATGATTCATACATCAATACCAACAGATTTTTATAGAAAAAGCTTGTCTATAGAGTATATAATTATTATGGGTTaaacaactattaaaatatgtttcgtatatttaacatttatggtacgtatgtaataatattaaaggagaatttaaaaaattgaaactcCTTACTTgtaaaattaaaggaaaattaaGAACCACGTCCAATTAtattaatactttttttatttcaaaatacttgtaatatttactttttatgcagttcaatacactaatttaattcttaatatttctaattacgtataataaaaaattataaaaattagatattaaaaatctttacaataagacgaattaagcaagatctcacttgattatgttttaacttatagattaaaaattaatcacaaattaagagtagtGAATAAATAGTATCATAGTGTCCAATATTGCAACTAATAtgaaactgagaaaatataataaatttgcGTTGATGAACTGATTTTGGTTGATAGTAGGAAAAAATGTTCTAGAAAGTGTCCTATAAATGATTTAGAAAAGTGATGATGAATACACTAGAAGTCTCTAAGGAGTAAGGACTAAGAGGATAGTCCTCAAGTATATGGTGGCTCCACAATGATTTGTAAAAGCTTTTGGTTTGATTGCAGTgcaaaaaagtgcaaaaaagacttttcaaaaataatatataaaaataaaatagagaaattaatttagtaaataatttttcaaaaaaaaattattgaataattcgtttatttcaaattaatcGTGAGAttaaaaatttggaaaataattcTTTAAGGAATTGATTGACAAAATCTCATAGCACGTAGATTGATAAAGAGATGTTAAAATGGATGGAAGAGTGCGGATATCTCTCGTATTCATACCCACCTGATCTAATTACCCATTAAATACCCAAGGATGGTAGATTGATTCCTATTTTTTTTGAGATGTACTTCAACTACTACTATTTTGTACTCCTTTCGATCATAGAAATTAGCAACTAGTAATGACATACTATAATGAAAAATGTAATTTAATAAAAGAAGTAAGAGTGTTTTTAAAAAAgacgatttttatttttttacgtgtgtatttaatttgaatatatGCATCAGGAAAAAGTGTCACTGAATTGATTAAGGCTTGATTTTAGGTACGTGGAGATCTAGCAAAAGCTGAGGTATATTGTGAAAGAGCAGTTTTGGGAAGCCCAAGTGACCCAAATTTGGTTGCATTGTATGCTGATATCATTTGGCAACACCGTAGAGATGCTCAACGAGCCCACACTTACTTTGATCAGGCTGTTCATTTAGCTCCAGATGACTGGTAATTTGCACTCACACGTCTCCatcaatttgctatatttttttatttttatttgtctaaTCAGTTAATATTTGATGTTTTCATATCAAAATTAGTCACACAACCTTTTAAATTCTTATATACGTATTTATTTCCTCATTTAATATTGTTCAGGACAGTTTAAATATTTGTTCTATTCTCTCAACACACCAACACTTTCTTAAAATAAGTGCATTTCTTAAGACCAGTTGCGGATGCAGGGCTACTTAATGTTGTCAACTGACAACattcaaattatgtataaaCCATATATTTAGAGTCTAGAGATACTAATGTGTTGGTTGGTTAACGTGAAAAGAGCTTTCTGTGTGATAGTATTTACTCAAATTTGAACATAATATggtttaaaaacaattttatataaaatattttcgaAATCATCTAAAATTTTTACGAAGATCCGCGCAGACTAAGCTAAGACAAAGTAGTATTACTACTCAAttgcaaactctttaaattataATGTCATACGTACACTTATATTACATGATTACATCCATTTtagtaaaattataatatttttttatttgagagcttttaaaaaataatgtattttaaaatATCAGAGATTAATGTATAATGCATTagtaattgatttaatttgattttggtttAAGTAATTATAT
This genomic interval carries:
- the LOC130812095 gene encoding uncharacterized protein LOC130812095, with protein sequence MLLRSSSTPILNSWIPQNYSNINSSTNNTNELLLSPSKTSSISARSTSSASSSPSKTDLKDPPWTKTTRLQRLFSTSSLDDGDDDGGGGYHGGGGGGGFVCNDDNNSSNNGHDKIEAYYQKMIKANSGDPLLLGNYAKFLKEVRGDLAKAEVYCERAVLGSPSDPNLVALYADIIWQHRRDAQRAHTYFDQAVHLAPDDCYVHASYAKFLWDVDEEELGVEEQVGDESESPPRYIQGSFCSFPLTTS